In Labilibaculum sp. DW002, one DNA window encodes the following:
- a CDS encoding metallophosphoesterase family protein, with protein MKRIGLLSDTHAWLDPVVVKHLKECDEIWHAGDIGGIEIADKLSEIAPLRAVYGNIDDHKVRIDYPKHQRFRCEEVDVWITHIGGYPKNYDRNVKPEIFDNPPQLFISGHSHILKVIFDKELNLLHINPGASGINGFHKVQTIIKFTIDAKEIKDLQVVEFGNKGS; from the coding sequence ATGAAGCGAATAGGATTACTTTCTGATACTCATGCATGGCTCGATCCAGTAGTGGTAAAGCATTTAAAAGAATGCGATGAAATATGGCATGCTGGAGATATTGGAGGAATTGAAATCGCTGATAAATTATCCGAAATAGCTCCTCTAAGAGCTGTTTATGGAAATATAGACGACCATAAGGTTCGCATTGATTACCCAAAGCATCAGCGTTTCCGTTGCGAAGAGGTTGATGTTTGGATCACACACATCGGAGGTTATCCAAAAAATTATGACCGTAATGTAAAACCGGAAATTTTTGACAATCCTCCGCAATTATTTATTTCAGGTCATTCGCATATATTAAAGGTGATTTTCGATAAAGAATTAAATCTTTTACATATCAATCCTGGAGCATCAGGAATTAATGGTTTTCATAAAGTTCAAACCATAATAAAATTTACGATTGATGCAAAAGAGATTAAAGATCTTCAAGTTGTTGAATTTGGAAATAAGGGAAGTTAA
- a CDS encoding peptide chain release factor 3, whose protein sequence is MGFKDEINRRRTFGIISHPDAGKTTLTEKLLLFGGAIHVAGAVKSNKIKKTATSDFMEIERQRGISVATSVMGFEYKGHKINILDTPGHQDFAEDTFRTLTACDSVIIVIDVAKGVEAQTRKLMKVCRMRKTPVIVFINKMDRSGKDAFDLLDEIEEELQLNVNPLSWPINMGPDFKGVYNIYHKNLSLFTPATQTVQETIEFDDVSSPELENHIGDDAEVLREELDLVSGVYPEFSVEDYLNAEIAPVFFGSALNNFGVQELLDVFIKIAPSPLPCQTVERVIAPTEEKFSGFVFKIHANMDPKHRDRIAFVKIVSGTFKRNTPYLHVRNGKKVKFSSPTAFMAEKKSIVEEAFPGDIIGLHDTGNFKIGDTLTEGEKINFKGIPSFSPELFKYIENADPMKSKQLAKGIDQLMDEGVAQLFTSQFNGRKVIGTVGALQFEVIEYRLLHEYSASCRWEHINLHKACWIKSNDDEELKEFKKAKYQYIAKDKQGRDVFLADSGYMLQMAQANYKNLEFHFTSEFEE, encoded by the coding sequence ATGGGATTTAAAGACGAAATAAATAGAAGACGTACCTTTGGTATCATCTCTCATCCCGATGCAGGTAAAACCACACTAACCGAAAAACTTTTGTTATTTGGTGGAGCTATTCACGTGGCTGGTGCTGTTAAATCGAACAAGATTAAGAAAACTGCAACTTCCGATTTTATGGAAATTGAGCGTCAGAGAGGTATTTCTGTTGCAACTTCGGTAATGGGATTCGAGTACAAAGGACATAAAATTAACATTCTTGATACACCTGGTCACCAGGATTTCGCTGAGGATACATTTCGTACTTTAACAGCTTGTGATTCGGTTATTATTGTGATTGATGTGGCAAAAGGAGTTGAGGCACAAACCAGAAAATTGATGAAGGTTTGTCGTATGAGAAAAACGCCTGTAATTGTATTCATTAATAAAATGGACCGATCGGGTAAGGATGCTTTTGATCTGCTTGATGAAATTGAGGAAGAATTACAATTAAATGTCAATCCTTTGAGTTGGCCTATAAATATGGGGCCTGATTTCAAAGGGGTTTACAATATCTACCATAAAAACTTGAGTCTCTTTACACCTGCAACTCAAACCGTTCAGGAAACCATTGAATTCGACGATGTTTCTAGTCCTGAGCTGGAAAATCATATTGGTGATGATGCTGAAGTGCTTCGTGAAGAGTTAGATTTAGTATCGGGAGTTTACCCTGAATTTAGCGTTGAAGATTATCTAAATGCTGAAATTGCGCCTGTATTCTTTGGTTCTGCACTGAATAACTTTGGTGTTCAGGAATTGCTTGATGTTTTTATTAAGATTGCTCCTTCTCCACTGCCATGTCAGACGGTTGAAAGAGTTATTGCACCAACAGAAGAGAAGTTTTCTGGTTTCGTCTTTAAGATTCATGCCAATATGGACCCTAAGCATCGCGATAGAATTGCTTTCGTGAAAATTGTATCGGGTACTTTTAAGAGAAATACACCTTACCTGCACGTACGCAATGGTAAAAAAGTGAAGTTCTCAAGTCCAACAGCTTTTATGGCTGAAAAGAAATCGATTGTAGAAGAGGCGTTCCCTGGAGACATTATCGGTTTGCACGATACAGGTAACTTTAAGATTGGTGATACTTTAACTGAAGGTGAAAAAATCAATTTCAAGGGGATTCCATCATTCTCTCCTGAGTTGTTTAAATATATCGAGAATGCTGATCCAATGAAATCGAAACAGCTTGCTAAAGGTATTGACCAATTGATGGACGAAGGTGTGGCACAACTCTTCACCTCACAGTTCAATGGTCGTAAAGTAATTGGTACCGTTGGAGCACTTCAATTTGAGGTTATCGAGTACCGTTTGCTACACGAGTATAGCGCATCCTGTCGTTGGGAACACATCAATCTTCACAAGGCTTGTTGGATTAAGTCTAACGACGATGAGGAATTGAAAGAGTTTAAAAAAGCTAAATACCAATATATTGCCAAAGACAAGCAAGGTAGAGATGTTTTCTTAGCTGATTCGGGTTATATGTTGCAAATGGCACAAGCAAATTATAAGAACTTGGAATTCCATTTCACTTCGGAATTTGAAGAATAG
- a CDS encoding thioesterase family protein, with the protein MALVEGLSITQTMTVTKKDTAIYHGSGKLEVYATPAMVAFMENTAVACIDKDMAKGTDSVGIQIDTKHNKATKLGATVTCTAKLVKVDGKKLSFEIEASDEGGNIGNAVHVRYIIDPVKFMSRL; encoded by the coding sequence ATGGCTTTAGTAGAAGGATTATCCATAACACAAACTATGACTGTAACCAAAAAGGATACAGCAATATATCACGGATCTGGGAAGTTAGAAGTATATGCTACGCCAGCAATGGTTGCCTTTATGGAAAACACAGCAGTTGCTTGTATCGATAAAGACATGGCAAAAGGTACAGATAGCGTAGGAATTCAGATTGACACCAAGCACAACAAAGCTACGAAACTAGGAGCTACCGTTACATGTACTGCCAAATTGGTAAAAGTAGATGGTAAAAAATTAAGTTTCGAAATTGAAGCTTCTGACGAAGGTGGTAACATTGGAAATGCCGTTCATGTTCGATACATTATCGATCCAGTTAAATTTATGAGTAGATTGTAA
- a CDS encoding DUF438 domain-containing protein — protein sequence MSEFINNNQARVDSLFEFCYQLIKGEKGTELIEKHQLAIDHLTPNDIILVVHRLVEANVPMEDLKVGINKALNVFHKAIHNHPKADVQENHFLGIMMLENAALDTRLKAIKPLVKNINRIEDPQELASELSLLKQKISELDEMNKHYQRKENIFFPYFENQYPEYKCLGVMWSIHDDIRKVQKQLVAELQSELIDLKLINRLLGDLFFFMYAIISREEYLLFPIALNAVSEDLWDEMNDQSSEIGFSFIEAPKLVKAEKKSVKKTEKMIGEELDMEQLGDNLLNFETGLMTLKQAMMLLNHLPVDITMIDENDRVCFFSNPKERFFPRSKAIIGRTVQNCHPPESVHVVDDLVKAFKSEEKDSESFWIQMKGRFILIQYFALRDEKNVYKGCIEVSQDATDIRKLDGEKRLMD from the coding sequence ATGTCCGAATTCATAAATAATAATCAAGCTCGAGTCGATTCTTTATTTGAGTTTTGTTACCAACTAATTAAGGGAGAGAAGGGAACTGAATTAATTGAGAAACATCAACTGGCAATTGATCACTTAACTCCTAATGATATCATTTTGGTTGTGCACCGTTTGGTAGAGGCGAACGTTCCAATGGAAGATTTGAAAGTTGGCATCAATAAAGCACTTAATGTTTTTCACAAAGCAATTCACAATCATCCCAAAGCTGATGTACAAGAAAATCATTTTCTGGGAATAATGATGCTAGAGAATGCAGCCTTAGATACTAGATTAAAGGCAATAAAACCTCTAGTGAAGAACATCAATCGTATCGAGGATCCTCAAGAATTGGCTAGCGAATTATCTCTTTTGAAACAAAAAATTAGTGAGTTAGACGAGATGAATAAGCACTATCAGCGCAAAGAGAACATCTTTTTTCCTTACTTCGAAAATCAATATCCCGAATACAAATGTTTAGGTGTGATGTGGTCAATTCATGATGATATTCGTAAGGTTCAAAAACAATTGGTGGCAGAATTGCAATCTGAGTTAATCGATTTGAAGCTGATTAATCGTTTGTTAGGCGATTTGTTCTTTTTCATGTATGCGATTATTTCTCGAGAGGAGTATTTGCTTTTTCCGATTGCATTGAATGCTGTTTCAGAGGATTTATGGGATGAAATGAACGATCAGAGTTCGGAAATAGGCTTCAGTTTTATAGAAGCTCCAAAGTTGGTTAAAGCAGAAAAGAAATCAGTAAAGAAGACAGAAAAGATGATTGGAGAAGAATTAGATATGGAGCAATTGGGCGATAACTTGCTTAATTTTGAAACTGGTTTAATGACATTGAAACAAGCGATGATGTTGCTGAATCATTTGCCTGTTGACATTACAATGATTGATGAAAATGATAGAGTCTGTTTCTTCTCAAATCCAAAAGAACGTTTTTTTCCACGCTCAAAAGCAATAATTGGAAGAACCGTGCAGAATTGTCATCCGCCAGAGAGTGTTCATGTGGTTGATGATTTGGTTAAGGCATTTAAGAGTGAAGAAAAGGACAGTGAATCATTTTGGATCCAAATGAAAGGTCGATTCATTCTAATCCAGTATTTCGCTTTGCGCGATGAGAAGAATGTATATAAAGGCTGTATTGAAGTGAGCCAAGATGCAACAGATATTCGTAAATTGGATGGTGAAAAACGATTAATGGATTAA
- a CDS encoding RluA family pseudouridine synthase, whose protein sequence is MEENKAKAKKVNSRFQPRGCTILHEDQDIIVVDKVSGLLTMGSDKERQKTAYQHLTHYVKKGNPRARNRIFIVHRLDKDTSGVLVFAKTEKAKVFLQTEWQNFSKKYVAAVEGKLAEKEGIIESYLTENSIHRVFSVTNPNKGKYAKTGYKVIRESKYFSLLEIKLFTGRKNQIRVHFAENGNPVAGDKMYGIKGMGVKRLALHAASLTIQHPHTKKEMTFETNIPAFFKQLMK, encoded by the coding sequence ATGGAAGAGAATAAAGCAAAAGCTAAAAAAGTCAATTCAAGATTTCAACCAAGAGGTTGTACTATTCTTCACGAAGACCAAGATATTATCGTTGTTGATAAGGTAAGTGGCTTGTTGACCATGGGAAGTGATAAGGAGCGTCAAAAAACAGCTTATCAGCATTTAACGCATTACGTAAAAAAAGGAAATCCAAGAGCACGAAATCGGATATTTATAGTACATCGTCTTGATAAGGATACTTCTGGTGTATTGGTTTTTGCTAAAACAGAGAAGGCAAAAGTATTCCTACAGACCGAATGGCAAAATTTCAGTAAGAAATATGTTGCTGCGGTAGAAGGAAAATTGGCTGAAAAGGAAGGAATCATCGAATCTTACCTAACAGAGAATAGCATCCACAGAGTTTTTTCCGTTACTAATCCGAACAAGGGAAAGTATGCTAAAACAGGATATAAAGTAATTAGGGAATCAAAATACTTTAGTTTGCTTGAAATAAAACTGTTTACAGGTCGTAAAAACCAAATTCGTGTTCATTTTGCTGAAAATGGCAATCCTGTTGCCGGCGATAAAATGTACGGCATAAAAGGAATGGGAGTGAAGCGTTTGGCTTTGCATGCGGCAAGCTTAACAATACAGCATCCGCACACCAAAAAGGAGATGACCTTTGAAACAAATATACCTGCCTTTTTTAAGCAGTTAATGAAATAA
- a CDS encoding sensor histidine kinase, translating to MKNIWYSFMNEENKSIRSFVRNLLFIFIFGFVVLLSVLIITLNKYEEVEKKAYREVAETVLATKLENIQDDVKSVTSDLMMLAESGNLKKFWSDKEGNIEDLKAEFLNLSIHHEVFDQVRLIDEKGMEIIRINYSSARPSIVPKSKLQNKKDRYYFYDSFKLDRNEVFISPLDLNVENGEIEIPLKPMIRFATPVFDSQNVKRGVVVLNYYGQNIINEFVNQRNPLIKDQLMFLNSEGYWFKGQRAESDWGFMYEDKQDLTFENEYGAVWDSIVATGQSQFETKKGMFTFKTIYPIPKKLTPSRNEQQHINDDYHWKIVSFIPFHILNEKSNLRWKQALFILAFLSISWLFIFYRLAKTQYFKIKSQVALKEREIALGELNATKDKLFSIIAHDLMNPFNSIIGFSDLLNEQMKLKDYKRIEEYAEIIHNSSNRAKDLLSNLLEWSQSQIGRIDFNPERYDLKKQIDEIVLLFSNNAQVKSIEVTTQVSSGFTMCAQKEMINTVLRNLISNAIKFTMPHGEIVIAAKQLEDEVLISVIDNGVGIPFDRLAKLFQISENETTLGTANEKGTGLGLMLCKEFIEKHNGRIWAESEIGKGSSFKFSFPLDKE from the coding sequence ATGAAAAACATTTGGTACAGCTTTATGAATGAAGAAAATAAAAGCATACGTAGTTTTGTGCGTAACTTATTGTTTATTTTCATATTTGGATTCGTTGTTTTGCTCTCAGTCTTGATAATTACTTTAAACAAATATGAGGAAGTAGAGAAGAAAGCATATCGAGAAGTTGCAGAAACAGTTTTAGCAACAAAACTTGAAAATATTCAAGATGACGTTAAATCTGTTACTTCTGATTTGATGATGTTGGCCGAAAGTGGTAATCTAAAGAAGTTTTGGAGCGATAAAGAGGGAAATATCGAGGATTTAAAAGCTGAATTTCTTAATCTTTCGATTCATCATGAAGTTTTTGATCAGGTGCGATTGATTGATGAGAAGGGAATGGAAATTATTCGTATTAACTATAGTTCTGCAAGGCCATCAATTGTTCCCAAATCGAAATTGCAAAATAAAAAAGATCGATATTATTTTTATGATTCGTTTAAGTTAGATCGTAATGAAGTTTTTATTTCTCCTTTGGATTTAAATGTTGAAAATGGTGAAATTGAGATACCCTTGAAACCAATGATACGTTTTGCCACACCAGTTTTTGATAGTCAAAATGTGAAACGAGGGGTTGTTGTTTTGAATTATTATGGACAAAATATTATCAATGAATTTGTTAATCAAAGGAATCCCTTAATTAAAGATCAATTGATGTTCCTAAACTCAGAGGGCTACTGGTTTAAAGGACAAAGGGCTGAGAGTGATTGGGGATTTATGTATGAAGATAAGCAAGACTTAACTTTCGAAAATGAATATGGAGCGGTTTGGGATAGTATTGTAGCTACTGGACAATCACAATTTGAGACGAAAAAGGGCATGTTTACTTTTAAAACGATTTACCCTATTCCCAAAAAATTAACTCCTTCTAGAAATGAGCAGCAACATATAAACGATGATTATCATTGGAAAATTGTTTCGTTTATTCCATTCCATATTTTAAATGAAAAAAGTAATCTTCGCTGGAAACAAGCTTTGTTTATTTTAGCTTTTTTGTCCATTAGTTGGTTGTTTATTTTCTACAGACTTGCCAAAACTCAGTATTTTAAAATTAAATCGCAGGTAGCATTAAAGGAACGAGAAATCGCTCTTGGTGAGTTGAATGCAACTAAAGATAAATTGTTTTCTATCATCGCACATGATTTGATGAACCCATTTAATAGTATTATAGGATTTAGTGATTTGTTGAATGAGCAAATGAAGTTGAAGGATTATAAAAGGATTGAAGAATATGCAGAAATTATTCATAATTCATCGAATAGAGCAAAGGATTTGTTATCGAACCTATTGGAATGGTCGCAATCGCAAATAGGACGAATAGATTTTAATCCTGAACGTTATGATTTAAAGAAGCAGATTGATGAAATAGTCCTTTTGTTTTCAAACAATGCGCAGGTTAAGTCGATTGAAGTTACGACTCAGGTATCTTCTGGATTTACTATGTGTGCGCAAAAAGAAATGATCAATACGGTGTTGAGAAACTTAATTTCGAACGCTATTAAATTTACAATGCCTCATGGTGAAATTGTTATTGCCGCTAAACAATTAGAGGATGAAGTATTAATTAGTGTAATTGATAATGGAGTAGGAATTCCATTCGATCGTTTAGCTAAATTATTTCAGATTAGTGAAAATGAGACTACCTTAGGAACTGCCAACGAAAAAGGTACTGGTTTGGGATTGATGTTATGCAAGGAATTTATCGAGAAACACAATGGAAGAATTTGGGCTGAAAGTGAAATTGGGAAAGGAAGTAGTTTCAAATTTAGTTTTCCTTTAGACAAAGAGTAA
- a CDS encoding U32 family peptidase, with protein MTKRKIELLAPGGNVDSIKAAILAGANAIYCGLDKFNARNRAVNIDFDDLQGVLHLAHKHNCEIFLTLNIIILESEFSALVSLLNKLQNTSIDGVIVQDIGLLYVLRKHFPSLNIHASTQMTTHNEGQIKFLSKLSATRVNLSRELNLKEIKALSSAAHQQKMLTEVFVHGSNCISFSGICYMSSVHGGNSGNRGRCSQPCRDRYLTTTAGKEYPLNLKDNSAIYDLRELYDAGADSLKIEGRIKGSDYVYTVVDTWRKQLDTFYRTDKVGEENSILYKVFNRNFSNTLLKGDISKDMFIDNPRDHSIKHLSEVNSYASADDLEKGQLKLYKEKEEIKSSVEDKINSVSAIKASLQINLSGEPAAPLKVVVKTPDSEFEVFSKCNLLDKGTEALTKEMVLKRFKAFNDTEYFIEDLNLEEIKGDVYISFKELTALKKRILFILNDSRETLEPIKLPAIKKLTKENEKPNLSVLISSEEEVSFVDETNAQIYFQLPNSFKGKLDAYVDLFTQNEKIIPYFPSVIIGEDYDVAVDFLHCVKPKLIVTNNTGIAYEAYQLGIDWIAGPHLNMANSYSLLSLKEDFNCSGAFISNELNKQQIQNIKRPEDFQLHYSLYHPIVLMTSRQCLFHQVTGCVKNMVDNTCIQSCEKHSSITNLKKDSFLIEKSKGNYHSLYNTNNYLNTAILNDLPNVFSSCMIDLRDVKTETKLNFGKREVISFFEGLLNGSADSEKDVKKAIHPSVNGQYKKGI; from the coding sequence GTGACGAAAAGAAAGATTGAACTACTAGCACCGGGTGGAAATGTTGATTCCATAAAAGCAGCAATACTAGCAGGAGCAAATGCAATTTATTGTGGCTTAGATAAATTTAACGCAAGAAACCGAGCTGTAAACATCGATTTTGATGATTTGCAAGGAGTTCTTCATCTGGCTCACAAGCACAATTGTGAAATTTTTCTTACCCTAAATATTATCATTCTCGAAAGTGAATTTTCTGCCCTGGTTAGCTTGCTGAATAAGTTGCAGAATACAAGCATCGATGGTGTAATTGTTCAGGATATTGGACTGTTGTATGTTTTAAGGAAGCATTTCCCTAGCCTAAATATTCATGCATCAACACAGATGACAACGCATAACGAAGGGCAAATTAAATTTCTGAGCAAACTTTCGGCTACACGCGTAAACTTATCAAGAGAATTAAACCTAAAGGAGATTAAAGCTTTAAGCAGCGCGGCGCATCAACAAAAGATGTTAACAGAGGTATTTGTGCATGGTTCCAATTGTATTTCCTTTTCAGGAATTTGTTATATGAGTTCGGTGCATGGAGGAAATTCTGGTAATCGAGGCAGGTGCAGCCAACCTTGCAGAGATCGGTACCTTACAACAACTGCAGGAAAGGAATATCCGCTTAATTTGAAAGATAACTCTGCAATCTATGATCTAAGGGAATTGTACGATGCTGGAGCTGATTCCTTAAAAATTGAAGGGCGAATAAAGGGTTCCGATTACGTTTATACCGTTGTTGATACTTGGAGAAAACAACTTGATACTTTTTATAGAACAGATAAAGTTGGAGAGGAGAATAGTATTTTGTATAAAGTGTTTAATCGTAATTTTTCGAATACTTTACTCAAAGGCGATATCAGTAAGGATATGTTTATTGATAATCCTCGTGATCATTCCATAAAGCATTTGTCTGAAGTCAATTCTTATGCTTCAGCAGATGATTTGGAGAAAGGACAATTAAAATTATACAAAGAAAAAGAAGAGATCAAAAGCTCTGTAGAGGATAAAATAAATAGTGTAAGTGCAATAAAAGCTTCTTTGCAAATAAATTTATCGGGAGAACCAGCTGCACCACTGAAGGTTGTAGTGAAAACACCAGATTCTGAGTTTGAAGTTTTTTCAAAGTGCAATTTGCTTGACAAAGGTACCGAGGCGCTTACCAAGGAGATGGTATTAAAGCGATTCAAAGCATTTAACGATACGGAATATTTTATTGAGGATTTGAATTTGGAAGAAATAAAGGGTGATGTTTACATTTCTTTTAAAGAACTGACGGCACTTAAGAAACGAATTCTGTTCATTCTAAACGATTCCAGAGAAACACTTGAACCAATTAAGTTACCTGCGATAAAGAAATTGACTAAAGAGAATGAAAAACCGAATCTTTCTGTTTTGATATCCTCTGAAGAAGAGGTTTCTTTTGTTGATGAAACGAATGCTCAGATTTACTTTCAGTTGCCTAATAGTTTTAAGGGGAAACTTGATGCTTATGTAGATTTGTTCACCCAAAATGAAAAAATAATTCCTTATTTTCCTTCTGTGATTATAGGAGAAGATTACGATGTAGCTGTGGATTTTTTGCATTGTGTAAAGCCAAAATTAATTGTCACAAACAACACAGGTATTGCTTACGAAGCGTATCAGTTAGGTATCGATTGGATTGCTGGTCCGCATTTAAATATGGCAAATTCGTACAGCTTACTTTCTCTTAAAGAAGATTTTAATTGTTCTGGAGCTTTTATTTCCAATGAGCTGAATAAGCAACAAATTCAAAATATTAAAAGGCCAGAAGATTTTCAACTTCATTATAGTTTGTATCATCCAATTGTACTGATGACTAGCAGACAATGTTTGTTTCATCAGGTTACTGGTTGTGTGAAAAATATGGTGGATAATACTTGTATTCAATCCTGCGAGAAGCATTCATCCATCACAAATTTAAAAAAGGATTCTTTTTTGATTGAAAAATCGAAAGGAAACTATCATAGCCTATACAATACCAATAATTATCTCAATACAGCTATTCTTAACGATTTGCCCAATGTTTTTTCTTCTTGTATGATTGATTTACGAGATGTGAAAACAGAAACGAAGTTAAATTTTGGCAAACGGGAGGTTATTTCGTTTTTTGAAGGATTGCTAAATGGAAGTGCAGATTCTGAAAAGGACGTTAAGAAAGCAATTCATCCATCTGTAAATGGACAATACAAAAAGGGAATTTAA